The Mumia flava sequence GACCGCCTGCACGACGAGCATCGCGCCGACCGGACCCGACCAGTGCTCGCGCAGGTCCGGCTCGCTCAGCAGGCCGACGACCAGCGTGAGCCACGCGACCGACTCGAGCACGGCGAGCGCGGCCGCGGAGGACCACGCCGCGACCTCGAGCCCCAGCACGACCAGTCCCACCATCACCAGCGCGGCGAGGAGCGCGACCGGAGTCCCCACCCACGTCGGCTCCACCTCCACGGCGGCCGGGAGGGCCAGACCCGCGACCAGGACCGCCAACCCGATGGCGACCTGGGCCGAGACCACCGTCGGGGCGACGCGACGGGACCAGAGCGCGACGCCGGCCGCAGCCAGGCCGACCACGACCGAACCGGCCACCGCCACGGCCGCACCGTCCACGCGATCGAGCCCGAGCACACCGGCCTGGTCAGCGAGTCCGATCTCGAGGGCGGCGACCGCCAACGCGACGGTCCACAACGCTTCCGACGTCCCGCGCAGCCGCCGACGGGTCGACCACGCAGCCGCGGAACCCACGGCGAGCAGGACGCCGGCCAGCACGGCCGTACGACCGGCCTCGGAGAGCACCGACCACGAGATCGCCACGAACACGAACGCCGCCACGACCAGGCACAGGGCACCCAGCACCAGCAGCACCGAACCGACCGACGGCCCGCGCGCCCCGCTCGGCTCGGGCGCCCGCGGCTGCCAGGCCGGCTGCCAGGCGCCCGGAGGAGCGGCCGCGCCCGCCCGAGGTGCAACGCCCGGCGCCGCAACGCCCGGCGCCGCAGCACCCGGCGCCGCAGCACCCGGCGCGGTGTCCACGGACCCCGTCCGGCCCCGGCGGCGCACGTCGGCCTCCGAGCGCATCTGCGCGAGCAACCGGTCCGACTCAGCGAGGTGCGCGAGCAGATCCCTGGCCAGCTGCCCGGTCAGCTCCACACCGCACCGCGGGCACACGGGCGCCCCGGTCGCCGGCGCACCGCACCCCGGGCAACGCGCAGGATCGGCGTACGTCACGCGAGCAGTGTGGCGTACGGGCGGGGTCAGCCGTGGTGGCCACGCCGAGCGGTCGGACTCGGGAGCTGCGCGTCTCGATCGCTCGCTCCGCTCGCGCCTCGACGATCGGGAGAGGGCCGCACTCAGCCGACGGGCGCCAGCAGCACTCAGCCGACGGGCGCCAGCAGCACTCAGCCGACGGGCGCCAGCAGCGCCACGCACTCCACATGGTGCGTCATCGGGAACAGCGCGTACGCCTCCAGGTCCACGAGCTCGTACCCGACGTCGGCGAAGGTGGCCACGTCCCGGGCGAGCGCCGCGGGATCGCACGCGACGTAGACCACCCGGCTCGGGCCGAGGCCTGCGACGGCGCGCACCACGCGGGCGCGCGCACCCGTCCGGGGCGGGTCGAGGACGACCAGGTCGCGCTGCTCGGCGCGCTGCGTCAGCACCTTCGCGACGTCGCCGTTCACGACCTCGACCTGCGTACGGTCGTGCAGGTTGCGGCGCGCGTCGGCGGAGCCCCTCCGATCCCCCTCGACGCTGAGCACGGTGCCGGACGGGCCGACGTCGTCGGCGAGGAACGCCGTGAACAGGCCCACGCCGGCGTACAGGTCGGCCACCCGCTCCCCCGGCCGCGCCGCCGACATCCGCCGGACCGCGTCGACCAGGGTCGCCGCGGCCTGCGGGTGCACCTGCCAGAAGCCCGAGCCGCCGACCCGGAACTCGTGCGCGTCCACCCGCTCCCGCACCCAGGTCCGCCCCGCCACCCGCCGACCGTCGGCCACCAGCCCCGTCGCGTCGATCCTCGGGAGGCGCCCGTCCACGTCGTACGCCGCCGCGAAGGTGTCGCCCTCCGACGAGACCGCGACCGCGACCCGTGACGCGGGCCAGCGCGAGTCCAGCACCGCCGGCAGGTCCGGCGACGCGATCGGGCACGCCGACAGCGGGATCACCTCGTGGGAACGGTGCCGGCGAAGCCCCAGTCGACCCTCGTCGTCCGCCGCGAAGGTCACCCGCGTCCGCCACCGCAGTCCGTCGGCGTGCTGATCCCCCGACGGCCCTCGTACCTCGACGTCGCGCTCGATCCCGGCCAGCCGCGCGAGCTGCTCGCTCACCACCTCACCCAGCAGCCGACGCTGCGTCGCCAGCTCGACGTGCTGGAAGTCGCAGCCGCCGCAGCCGCCCGGACCCGACACGTCGCACCGCGGCTCGGTCCGGCCCGGCGCTGCCACCAGGATCTCGACCGCGTCCGCACGCAGGAACCGGTCCCCCGTCCCGCCCTCGGTGACCCGGATCCTCACCCGTTCGCCGGGCAGCGTGTGCCGGACGAAGACGACCCGCCCGTCCCAGCGCGCCACGCAATGCCCTCCGTGCGCGACCGCGCCGACGTCGAGCTCGACCTCGCGCCCGACCAGGCTCTCGGTGGTCCCGGGGTCGTCGTGAGCGCTCACGACTCGTCCCGTTCGCTGTACGAGCGGCCCTGCCGCACCTCGCCGGGCACCGGGCGCACCCGCTCGGGACCGCGCGAGCGCACCGAGCTGAGCTGGTACGGCACGCTCGTGACGAGCACTCCGGGCATGAACAGCAGGCGCCCCTTGAGCCGCAGCGCCGTCTGGTTGTGCAGCAGCTGCTGGTACCACCGACCCACCACGTACTCCGGGATGTAGACCATCACGATGTCGCGCGGGCTCTCCTTGCGGACGCTGCGGACGTACTTCGCGACGGTGCGGACCAGCTCGCGGTACGGGGCGTCGGCGACCACCAGCGGGACCGGCAGATCGAGCTCGTCCCACTGGCGGACCAGACGCTGCGTCGCCTCGCTGTCGAGATCCACCGTGAGCGCCTCCAGCCGGTCGGGGCGCGACACCCGGGCGTACGCCAGCGCCCGCAGCGCAGGCTTGTGCAGCCGTCCGACCAGCACGATCGCGTGCACCCGCGACGGGAGCGTGACGTCGGAGTCGTCGACCGACAGCTCCTCGGCGACCAGGTCGTAGTGCCGGCGGATCCGACGCATCAGCACGTACACCACGGCCATCACCGTGATCGCGATCCACGCGCCGGCGAGGAACTTCGTCACCAGCACGACCACGAGCACGCTGCCCGTCATCGCCAGCCCGCAGGCGTTGACCACCCGGGAGCGCAGCATCCGACGCCGCTCGGCCGGGTCGGTCTCGGTGCGCAGCAGCCGGGTCCAGTGCCGCAGCATCCCGAGCTGGCTCATCGTGAAGGACACGAAGACGCCCACGATGTAGAGCTGGATCAGCTTCGTGACCTCGGCGTCGAACGCCACGATCAGCACGATCGCTCCGGCACCGAGCACGATGATCCCGTTGCTGAACGCCAGCCGGTCGCCCCGGGTGTCGAGCTGGCGCGGTAGGTAGCCGTCACGCGCGAGCACGGACCCGAGCACCGGAAAGCCGTTGAAGGCCGTGTTCGCTGCCAGGACCAGGATCAGGCCGGTGGTGAACACGACGGCGTAGAAGAAGAACGGCGCGTTGTCGAAGATCGCGCCGGCGAGCTGTCCGATCACCGTGTCCTGGACGTAGTTCTCACCGACCGGCACCCCGTCGCGGCTCAGCTGCGTCGCGGGGTCCTCGGCGTAGCGCAGGTGCATGAGGTCCGCGAGGACGATGACGCTCATCAGCATCGTCACCGAGATCGTGCCCAGCAGAGCGAGCGTGGTGGCGGCGTTCCTGCTCTTGGGCCGCCGGAACGCCGGGACACCGTTGCTGATCGCCTCCACCCCGGTCAGGGCGGCGCAGCCCGACGAGAACGCCCGCGCCACCAGGAACGTCATCGCGATCGCGGAGACCGCCCCGACGTACGGCTCCTCGGCGACCAGGTCGAGGTCGGCGCTCTCGACCATCGGGAGATCACCGAACAGGTAGCGCCCGAAGCCCCACACAGCCATCCCGAGGATGCTCAGCATGAACAGGTACGTCGGGACCGCGAAGGCCCGCCCCGACTCCTTCAGCCCGCGCAGGTTCGCGGCGACCAGCAGGGCGACCAGCACGCTCGCGCTGCTCGCCTCGTGGCCCTCCAGGAACGGCAGCGCAGCGCTCGCGTTCTGGACCGCCGAGGAGATCGACACGGCCACCGTGAGCACGTAGTCGACCATGAGCGCCGAGGCCACCGTCACACCGGCACGGGGACCGAGGTTCACCGTCGCGACCTCGTAGTCACCACCGCCGCTCGGGTACGCGCGGACGTTCTGCCGGTACGAGGTGACGACCACGAGCATCACGACCCCGACGGCGATCCCGATCTTCCAGTTCAGCGCGTACGCCGACAGGCCGCCCATCGAGAGCACCAGGAAGATCTCGTCCGGTGCGTAGGCCACCGACGACAGCGCGTCGCTGGCGAAGACCGGCAGCGCGATCCGCTTCGGCAGCAACGTCTCGTCGAGCTGCGTGCTGCGCAGCTTCCGCCCGAGGATCGCCCGCTTGCCGAGCTCCGCTAGTCCCACGCGGGCGATCGTAGACCCGATCGCGGCCGTCGGCGCCGCGCGGACCCCGACGAGGCCGCGCAGCAGGTGTAGCGTCGCTCGCGTGCACATCGTGATCATGGGCTGCGGTCGCGTCGGCTCCACGCTCGCCCGCAGTCTCGAGGCCCGCGGTCACGCGATCGCCGTGATCGACTCCAACCCCGACGCGTTCCGGCGGCTCGGGCCGAGCTTCGCGGGCATGACCGTGACCGGACTCGGGTTCGACCGCGACGTGCTGAGGCGCGCCGGCATCGAGCGGGCCGACGCCTTCGCCGCGGTCTCCTCGGGCGACAACTCCAACATCATCTCGGCGCGCGTCGCGCGCGAGCAGTTCGGCATCGACACCGTCGTCGCACGGATCTACGACCCCGGACGGGCCGAGGTGTACGAGCGGCTCGGCGTGCCGACGGTGGCGACGGTGACCTGGGCGGCCGACCAGGTCCTGCGCAAGCTCATCCCGGCCGGCGAGGAGCCGGTCTTCCGCGACCCGAGCGGCCAGGTCCGCGCCGACCAGCTGTTCGTGCCCGCCCCGTGGATCGGCCACACCATCGACCGGCTCGAGCGGGCCACCGGGGGCCGGGTCGGCTACGTGACCCGGTTCGGTGCGGCGATGGTCGCCGCACCCGACCAGGTGCTGCAGGAGGGCGACGTGCTGCACCTGTTCGCGTACGAGGCGGGCGCCGACGAGGTCTTCGCGGTCCTGGACCGCGGGCCGCGAGAGGAGGAGGACTGATGCACGTCGCGATCGCCGGAGCCGGGTCGGTGGGACGCTCGATCGCCGCCGAGCTCCTCGAGAACGGTCACCGGGTGCTGCTGATCGACAAGAGCCCTCGCGCGATCAAGTCCGACGCCGTCCCCGAGGCCGAGTGGCTCCTCGCCGACGCCTGCGAGCTGTCCGCGCTCGAGGAGGCGCACCTGCAGCGCTGCGACGTCGTGATCGCCGCCACCGGCGACGACAAGGCCAACCTGGTCGTGTCGCTGCTCGCGAAGACGGAGTTCGGCGTCCCCAGGACGGTCGCCCGGGTGAACCACCCCGACAACGAGTGGCTGTTCAGCGACGAGTGGGGCGTCGACGTCTCCGTCTCCACACCGCGGATCATGTCCGCGCTCGTCGAGGAGGCCGTGACCGTCGGAGACCTGGTGCGGCTGTTCACCCTGCGCCACAGCAACGCGAACCTCGTCGAGCTGACCCTGCCGGACGACTCGCCGTACGTCGGCAGCCGTGCCGGGGACGTCCCGTGGCCGCGCGACGTCGTCCTCGTGGCGATCCTGCGCGAGCACGGCATCCAGATCCCGGAGGCGGACCGCTCCCTCGAGGCGGGTGACGAGCTGCTGTTCGTGGCAGCGCAGGAGTCCGAGGCCCAGCTCCAGCACCTGCTCGCCCCGGTGGAGCACCGCGAGCTCTGAGCGGACGGACTCAGTCGCGCGGCTGGAGCGGCGGACGCAACGACAGGGCCTCGTCCGACAGGAGCCGGGCCGCCTCGGCCGGGTCCTCGATCGGCGTGTGGTTGCGCCCGAGCAGGTACGCCATCGCCGCGAGCGCCGCCACCTGCAGCGGCCACCCCATCGCGATCTTGGCCGTCCCGAGCAGCGCGACCTGGTCGGCGGCCCACAGCGGGTACTGGACGATCACCCGCAGCACGCACGGGATCGCCAGCAGCCAGGTCAGCTGCGCGCACAGCCGCACCATCCGCTTGTCACGGCGCCAGCCCGTCAGGTCACCGGTCACGCTGCCGACGAGGTAGCCGACGAGCGGGTGGCCGACCAGGATCGTCAGGATCAGCACCACGGCGTAGACGCCGTTGTAGATCAGGCCGGGCAGGAACGCGTCCCTCGCCTCCCCGCTGCGCAGCGCGAACACCGCGGCGATCCCGATGCCGAACAGCGAGTTGATCACGAACTGCGGAGTGCTGCGCTGCACGATCCGGACGAGCAGCGCCACCACCGCCAGCCCGCCG is a genomic window containing:
- a CDS encoding potassium channel family protein, with the protein product MHIVIMGCGRVGSTLARSLEARGHAIAVIDSNPDAFRRLGPSFAGMTVTGLGFDRDVLRRAGIERADAFAAVSSGDNSNIISARVAREQFGIDTVVARIYDPGRAEVYERLGVPTVATVTWAADQVLRKLIPAGEEPVFRDPSGQVRADQLFVPAPWIGHTIDRLERATGGRVGYVTRFGAAMVAAPDQVLQEGDVLHLFAYEAGADEVFAVLDRGPREEED
- a CDS encoding DUF3159 domain-containing protein translates to MSDETTSEDGTAQERPSTPTTHATVEQVVRARLAQALGGVRGMVETAIPTIGFTLSWIITRDLERSLWIGGGLAVVALLVRIVQRSTPQFVINSLFGIGIAAVFALRSGEARDAFLPGLIYNGVYAVVLILTILVGHPLVGYLVGSVTGDLTGWRRDKRMVRLCAQLTWLLAIPCVLRVIVQYPLWAADQVALLGTAKIAMGWPLQVAALAAMAYLLGRNHTPIEDPAEAARLLSDEALSLRPPLQPRD
- a CDS encoding class I SAM-dependent RNA methyltransferase — encoded protein: MSAHDDPGTTESLVGREVELDVGAVAHGGHCVARWDGRVVFVRHTLPGERVRIRVTEGGTGDRFLRADAVEILVAAPGRTEPRCDVSGPGGCGGCDFQHVELATQRRLLGEVVSEQLARLAGIERDVEVRGPSGDQHADGLRWRTRVTFAADDEGRLGLRRHRSHEVIPLSACPIASPDLPAVLDSRWPASRVAVAVSSEGDTFAAAYDVDGRLPRIDATGLVADGRRVAGRTWVRERVDAHEFRVGGSGFWQVHPQAAATLVDAVRRMSAARPGERVADLYAGVGLFTAFLADDVGPSGTVLSVEGDRRGSADARRNLHDRTQVEVVNGDVAKVLTQRAEQRDLVVLDPPRTGARARVVRAVAGLGPSRVVYVACDPAALARDVATFADVGYELVDLEAYALFPMTHHVECVALLAPVG
- a CDS encoding APC family permease, with product MGLAELGKRAILGRKLRSTQLDETLLPKRIALPVFASDALSSVAYAPDEIFLVLSMGGLSAYALNWKIGIAVGVVMLVVVTSYRQNVRAYPSGGGDYEVATVNLGPRAGVTVASALMVDYVLTVAVSISSAVQNASAALPFLEGHEASSASVLVALLVAANLRGLKESGRAFAVPTYLFMLSILGMAVWGFGRYLFGDLPMVESADLDLVAEEPYVGAVSAIAMTFLVARAFSSGCAALTGVEAISNGVPAFRRPKSRNAATTLALLGTISVTMLMSVIVLADLMHLRYAEDPATQLSRDGVPVGENYVQDTVIGQLAGAIFDNAPFFFYAVVFTTGLILVLAANTAFNGFPVLGSVLARDGYLPRQLDTRGDRLAFSNGIIVLGAGAIVLIVAFDAEVTKLIQLYIVGVFVSFTMSQLGMLRHWTRLLRTETDPAERRRMLRSRVVNACGLAMTGSVLVVVLVTKFLAGAWIAITVMAVVYVLMRRIRRHYDLVAEELSVDDSDVTLPSRVHAIVLVGRLHKPALRALAYARVSRPDRLEALTVDLDSEATQRLVRQWDELDLPVPLVVADAPYRELVRTVAKYVRSVRKESPRDIVMVYIPEYVVGRWYQQLLHNQTALRLKGRLLFMPGVLVTSVPYQLSSVRSRGPERVRPVPGEVRQGRSYSERDES
- a CDS encoding potassium channel family protein, encoding MHVAIAGAGSVGRSIAAELLENGHRVLLIDKSPRAIKSDAVPEAEWLLADACELSALEEAHLQRCDVVIAATGDDKANLVVSLLAKTEFGVPRTVARVNHPDNEWLFSDEWGVDVSVSTPRIMSALVEEAVTVGDLVRLFTLRHSNANLVELTLPDDSPYVGSRAGDVPWPRDVVLVAILREHGIQIPEADRSLEAGDELLFVAAQESEAQLQHLLAPVEHREL